A window of the Brassica oleracea var. oleracea cultivar TO1000 chromosome C1, BOL, whole genome shotgun sequence genome harbors these coding sequences:
- the LOC106314366 gene encoding TITAN-like protein, translated as MEEKKTKAKKKPSKKSEFELCKVCRFHHDQGPRHKYFPRHKELLSAFLNRFRSKIADVRFFLKNPSFLRPQEESQNRVWCVFCDEDIVELGSSFACSKAINHFASSEHHKNVKQFLWKHGPSMDCADDFKISDADVAKWVRKCTALGNKDASSCRGQLSSDIHNNKLEFERTEKVQTHYINPNDLNDVKPLLYNTNEYQISHSGVTHYGSHLNLDASHLPPGVIGMTSNSSSLYGDSTGNVHTGAPPPWLNPNGGNIYNQSDITKVQEKLPAKTSKLNPHRVGAAWAERRKIEMEMEKRGLAVNINTDADWLPNFGRVWQSGTRKDSRKEFEKEKRKLVVTAESISMESEERKLVKTESISVESGEPVQIQPYVSKRARAMKSGE; from the exons ATGGAAGAGAAGAAGACGAAGGCGAAGAAGAAACCCTCAAAGAAGAGCGAATTCGAGCTCTGCAAGGTGTGCCGATTCCATCACGACCAAGGCCCGCGCCACAAGTACTTCCCTCGCCACAAAGAGCTCCTCTCAGCTTTCCTCAATCGATTCCGATCCAAAATAGCCGACGTCAGATTCTTCCTCAAAAACCCTAGCTTTCTAAGGCCACAAGAGGAGTCTCAAAACCGTGTTTGGTGCGTCTTCTGCGATGAGGACATCGTCGAGCTCGGCAGCTCCTTTGCATG TTCAAAGGCAATCAATCACTTTGCGAGCTCCGAACATCACAAGAATGTCAAGCAGTTTCTCTGGAAACATGGCCCATCGATGGATTGCGCTGACGATTTCAAAATCTCAGATGCTGATGTAGCTAAG TGGGTGAGAAAATGCACGGCATTGGGAAACAAAGATGCATCTTCTTGCAGAGGACAGCTTTCTAGTGATATCCACAATAATAAACTTGAGTTTGAAAGAACTGAAAAAGTTCAAACGCACTATATTAATCCAAATGATTTAAATGATGTTAAGCCTTTACTGTATAATACGAATGAGTATCAGATATCACATTCAGGAGTTACACATTATGGTTCACATCTGAACTTGGATGCTTCCCATCTCCCTCCAG GTGTGATTGGAATGACTAGCAATTCTTCTTCACTTTACGGGGACTCTACCGGGAATGTTCACACTGGAGCTCCCCCTCCGTGGCTTAATCCAAATGGTGGGAATATCTACAACCAATCAGACATTACCAAAGTTCAGGAAAAGCTTCCTGCAAAGACTAGTAAGCTGAACCCTCATAGGGTTGGCGCTGCATGGGCTGAAAGGAGAAAGATTGAGATGGAGATGGAGAAGAGAGGACTAGCAGTGAATATCAACACTGATGCAGACTGGCTTCCTAACTTTGGTCGAGTTTGGCAATCAGGCACTCGTAAAGATTCTAGAAAAGAATTTGAGAAGGAAAAACGGAAGTTAGTTGTCACAGCTGAAAGCATCTCCATGGAATCAGAAGAACGGAAGTTAGTCAAAACCGAAAGCATCTCAGTGGAATCAGGAGAACCAGTCCAGATACAACCATACGTTAGCAAACGAGCG CGAGCAATGAAGAGTGGTGAGTGA
- the LOC106342529 gene encoding thylakoid lumenal 17.9 kDa protein, chloroplastic: MTLVANLQLNILPQRPRSNSCTTKLVCSLKDPTAQQLSSSTTISLLPKLISFALALSLNSSSAPALAIPSLSSSQPLTTPFTQSKFVQTGLLNGKIRPCPSSNPGCVSTNPTSSSFTFPLTIPETDTQDPIQKLKEAIAKTQKNPKFVVIEDKPEGRYLEAEVEGGGFNQSRDVMEFLVKGDVVAYRCMATKVTFVYPFTTAFGDSKGQEERMKKLVDELGWYAPTFDMEESTLNAFPYNN; the protein is encoded by the exons ATGACTCTGGTCGCCAATTTGCAACTCAACATCCTTCCGCAACGGCCGAGAAGCAACAGCTGCACCACCAAGCTCGTCTGTTCACTGAAAGACCCAACAGCACAACAACTCTCCTCCTCTACTACAATCTCTCTATTACCAAAGCTAATATCTTTCGCTCTTGCCCTATCTCTAAACTCCTCATCTGCCCCTGCCTTAGCCATTCCTTCTCTCTCCTCTTCTCAGCCTCTCACTACTCCTTTCACCCAATCCAAGTTCGTCCAGACAGGTCTTCTCAACGG CAAAATCAGACCTTGTCCTTCCTCAAACCCAGGATGTGTATCCACGAACCCAACCTCTTCTTCCTTTACATTTCCATTGACGATCCCAGAAACTGATACACAGGATCCAATCCAG AAACTGAAGGAAGCAATAGCCAAAACCCAGAAGAACCCCAAGTTTGTGGTTATTGAAGATAAACCAGAAG GGAGATATTTGGAGGCGGAGGTAGAAGGAGGAGGATTTAACCAAAGCAGAGATGTGATGGAGTTTTTGGTGAAGGGAGATGTGGTTGCTTACAGGTGTATGGCTACTAAAGTCACGTTTGTGTATCCTTTCACAACTGCTTTTGGAGACTCAAAGGGGCAAGAGGAGAGGATGAAGAAGCTCGTCGATGAGCTCGGTTGGTATGCTCCAACCTTTGACATGGAGGAATCTACTCTTAATGCCTTCCCTTATAACAATTAG
- the LOC106314374 gene encoding glucuronoxylan 4-O-methyltransferase 1 has translation MPPQLHQSSLHILNPLLRFSPPSSPDNPKHQKESKFTMPKLTVRKLIPLLIFILTSFSVLRLLRISLKSSSPASRPFSSTTFRLSPSESSQQIKANASQSALTEKELKLLSDTIALRSLCNVLVFGFAHQYLMLSSLNTRGITVIIDDEPSKITTSNNTRVYSLKYDQMEVKNTYKLLRHARSNPACAPNMNHLHQDSSDCKLKLKDLPQEVHNTKWDVIVVDGPRGDDLEAPGRMGSIYTAAVLARRGSSNSTTDVLVHDVQRTAEKWFSWEFLCRENQVSAKGNLWKFRINGQSNTSRFCSPETSLVRY, from the coding sequence ATGCCTCCACAACTTCATCAATCTTCACTTCACATTCTCAACCCTCTACTCAGATTCTCACCTCCTTCCTCCCCTGATAATCCCAAACATCAGAAAGAATCAAAGTTCACAATGCCAAAGCTCACTGTTCGTAAACTCATACCTCTTCTTATCTTCATCCTTACAAGCTTCTCTGTTCTTCGACTCCTCCGTATCTCATTAAAGTCTTCATCCCCTGCGTCTCGACCCTTCTCTTCAACCACATTTCGGTTGAGTCCCTCTGAGTCCAGTCAGCAGATCAAGGCTAACGCGAGCCAGAGCGCTCTCACGGAAAAGGAACTCAAGCTCTTATCAGACACCATTGCTCTTAGATCCCTTTGCAACGTTCTAGTTTTCGGGTTTGCACATCAATACCTCATGCTATCTTCATTAAACACAAGAGGCATCACCGTTATTATAGACGATGAACCTTCAAAGATAACGACATCAAACAACACAAGAGTCTATAGCTTGAAATATGATCAGATGGAAGTCAAGAACACTTACAAGCTGCTTCGACATGCCCGGTCTAACCCCGCATGCGCACCAAATATGAATCATCTCCATCAAGACTCATCAGACTGCAAGTTGAAACTGAAGGATTTGCCACAGGAAGTACACAACACCAAATGGGATGTGATCGTCGTCGATGGGCCACGTGGGGATGACTTAGAGGCGCCAGGTAGGATGGGGAGTATATACACCGCAGCTGTGTTAGCAAGAAGAGGAAGCAGTAACTCAACAACAGATGTTTTAGTGCATGATGTGCAAAGGACTGCTGAGAAGTGGTTCTCCTGGGAGTTCTTATGCCGAGAGAATCAGGTTTCAGCTAAAGGAAACTTGTGGAAGTTTCGGATAAATGGTCAATCAAATACATCTAGGTTTTGCTCACCAGAAACATCTCTGGTCAGATATTAG
- the LOC106331661 gene encoding zinc finger BED domain-containing protein DAYSLEEPER-like, with the protein MVVDMQSKFAKYWDEYSLILAMAAVLDPRIKLQMLREAYHKLDPRTSEKKVEVVRKSLELLYKEYSSKSPEKSPLEDDIDDDLLELERCIQFGSNNEGINLNMYLVDTKVDISAFSDMEVLDYWKDKQHRYGDLALLARDILSIPITTVASESSLHI; encoded by the exons ATGGTTGTGGATATGCAAAGTAAGTTTGCTAAATACTGGGACGAGTACAGTCTTATTTTAGCTATGGCAGCAGTACTAGACCCAAGGATTAAGCTGCAGATGCTTAGGGAAGCTTATCATAAGCTGGATCCTAGAACTTCTGAGAAGAAGGTTGAAGTCGTAAGGAAGAGCTTGGAGTTGCTTTATAAAGAGTATAGTTCAAAGTCACCAGAAA AATCTCCTCTTGAAGATGATATTGATGAT GATCTGCTTGAGCTTGAAAGGTGTATCCAGTTTGGTTCAAACAACGAAGGGATAAATCTGAACATGTATTTGGTTGATACTAAAGTTGATATTTCGGCTTTCTCAGATATGGAGGTGTTAGACTACTGGAAAGATAAGCAACACAGATATGGTGACTTAGCTTTGCTTGCCCGTGATATTCTTAGCATCCCTATTACTACTGTTGCGTCTGAATCTTCTTTACATATATGA
- the LOC106312274 gene encoding membrane-anchored ubiquitin-fold protein 3 — protein sequence MPEEESIDIKFRLYDGSDIGPFRYSAASTVDFLKQRVVSDWPKGKTVVPKGINEVKLIGSGKILENNKTVAQCKTPFGETAGGVTVMHVVVQPSPAKTKSEKKVDKAPKAVICTCTIL from the exons ATGCCGGAGGAGGAGTCGATAGATATCAAATTCAGGCTCTACGATGGCTCCGACATCGGACCCTTTCGCTATTCAGCCGCGTCTACTGTTGATTTTTTGAAGCAAAGGGTCGTCTCTGATTGGCCCAAAG GCAAAACAGTTGTTCCAAAGGGGATAAACGAAGTAAAGCTGATTGGTTCGGGTAAGATCTTGGAGAACAACAAGACTGTTGCCCAGTGTAAGACACCATTTGGAGAGACTGCAGGTGGAGTCACTGTGATGCATGTTGTTGTACAGCCTTCTCCAGCAAAAACTAAATCAG AGAAGAAGGTCGATAAAGCACCCAAGGCGGTTATATGCACATGCACCATTTTGTGA
- the LOC106342674 gene encoding 60S ribosomal protein L7a-2-like codes for MAPKKGVKAVTKKKSEKVTNPLFERRPKQFGIGGALPPKKDLTRYIKWPKSIRLQRQKRILKQRLKVPPALNQFTKTLDKNLATSLFKMMLKYRPEDKAAKKERLLKKAQAEAEGKTAESKKPIVVKYGLNHVTYLIEQNKAQLVVIAHDVDPIELVVWLPALCRKIEVPYCIVKGKSRLGAIVHQKTAACLCLTTVKNEDKMEFSKILEAIKANFNDKYEEYRKKWGGGIMGSKSQAKTKAKERVLAKEAAQRMN; via the exons ATG GCACCAAAGAAAGGAGTTAAAGCGGTTACCAAGAAGAAGTCG GAGAAAGTGACAAACCCTCTCTTTGAGAGGCGTCCCAAGCAGTTTGGGATCGGAGGAGCATTGCCACCCAAAAAGGATCTCACCAGATACATCAAATGGCCAAAGTCTATCCGCCTCCAGAGGCAGAAGCGTATTCTTAAGCAGAGGTTGAAGGTTCCACCGGCACTCAACCAGTTCACTAAGACCCTTGACAAGAACTTAG CGACTTCTCTGTTCAAGATGATGCTCAAGTACCGGCCTGAGGACAAGGCAGCCAAGAAGGAGCGTCTTCTCAAGAAGGCTCAGGCTGAGGCTGAAGGAAAGACTGCTGAATCGAAGAAGCCAATCGTTGTGAAGTATGGTCTAAACCATGTTACATACCTCATTGAGCAG AACAAGGCGCAACTGGTGGTGATTGCTCATGATGTGGACCCGATTGAGTTGGTCGTCTGGTTGCCTGCACTGTGCAGGAAAATAGAAGTTCCTTACTGCATTGTCAAGGGGAAATCACGATTGGGAGCG ATTGTCCACCAGAAAACAGCAGCTTGCTTGTGTTTGACCACAGTGAAGAACGAGGACAAGATGGAGTTCAGCAAAATCCTCGAGGCCATTAAG GCAAACTTCAACGACAAGTATGAAGAGTACAGGAAGAAGTGGGGAGGTGGAATTATGGGATCTAAATCTCAGGCCAAGACCAAGGCTAAGGAGAGAGTTCTAGCCAAGGAAGCTGCTCAGAGGATGAATTAG
- the LOC106309244 gene encoding MORC family CW-type zinc finger protein 4-like: MDNDAKQEYLQTSTPPHPVEETVTLIDLCSGGDDSGLVEQDVQRRYNSGGAKRPRGSSALDMNNAKKKPTADELKFVLPEGFGPSITTEASSGRVGSCNKQFWKAGDYEGAPGGNWDLSSGGFDHVRVHPKFLHSNATSHKWALGAFAELLDNALDEVASGATYVNVDMLENKKEGNRMLLIEDNGGGMNPEKMRQCMSLGYSAKSKLANTIGQYGNGFKTSTMRLGADVIVFSRSPGKDGKSSTQSIGLLSYTFLRSTGKEDIVVPMLDYERRDTEWSKIARSSLSDWDKNVKTIIQWSPFSSEEDLLRQFALMNDHGTRIIIYNLWEDDQGMLELDFDADPHDIQLRGVNRDEKNIKMAAQFPNSRHFLTYKHSLRSYASILYLRIPPSFRIILRGSDVEHHNVVNDMMQTEQITYRPQYGADSYVKDSNMSAVVILGFVKDAKHHVDVQGFNVYHKNRLIKPFWRIWNATGSDGRGVIGVLEANFVEPAHDKQGFERTTVLSRLETRLIQMQKIYWSTNCHKIGYAPRRHPKAGNDYGHTNTSPENDHEEYSPSGFKTRASDKFYSSSYPNHRGDNGVSGNDSSLYLQEELRRERERSKALEAEVELARQKIEEMSKEQENLIAIFTEERDRRDVEEESLRNKLEEASNTIEELLNKIKMLEGSKGPSWRR; the protein is encoded by the exons ATGGATAACGATGCAAAGCAAGAGTATCTACAAACTTCCACTCCTCCTCATCCAGTAGAAGAAACTGTAACTCTAATCGATCTATGCAGCGGCGGCGACGACTCCGGCTTGGTGGAGCAAGATGTACAACGAAGGTATAATTCTGGAGGAGCCAAGAGGCCACGCGGTTCATCTGCACTGGACATGAACAATGCGAAGAAGAAGCCAACGGCTGATGAGCTAAAGTTCGTGCTTCCGGAAGGATTCGGCCCATCAATCACGACGGAGGCGTCGTCCGGCAGAGTTGGCAGTTGTAATAAGCAGTTTTGGAAAGCTGGAGACTATGAAGGAGCGCCTGGTGGTAACTGGGATCTTTCTTCAG GTGGCTTTGATCATGTAAGAGTCCATCCCAAGTTCTTACATTCTAATGCTACCAGTCACAAATGGGCTCTTGGAG CATTTGCAGAGCTTTTGGACAATGCTTTGGATGAG GTTGCTAGTGGAGCTACTTATGTTAACGTAGACATGCTCGAAAACAAGAAAGAAGGAAACAGGATGTTATTAATTGAAG ATAATGGAGGTGGGATGAATCCTGAGAAAATGAGACAGTGCATGTCTCTAGGATACTCTGCCAAAAGCAAACTTGCAAACACCATTGGACAAT ATGGAAATGGTTTTAAGACTAGTACAATGAGACTTGGGGCTGATGTCATTGTGTTCTCCCGCTCCCCTGGAAAAGATGGAAAGAG CTCTACGCAGAGCATCGGGCTCCTATCATATACGTTTCTTAGGAGCACAGGAAAGGAGGACATTGTTGTACCCATG CTTGACTACGAAAGAAGAGACACTGAATGGAGTAAAATAGCGCGGTCTTCCCTTAGTGATTGGGATAAGAATGTGAAAACAATCATTCAATGGTCGCCATTCTCTAGTGAAGAAGATCTTCTTCGTCAG TTTGCTCTAATGAACGATCATGGCACACGTATAATCATATATAACCTGTGGGAAGATGACCAAGGGATGTTAGAGCTTGATTTTGATGCCGATCCACAT GATATCCAACTTAGAGGTGTCAATCGGGATGAGAAAAACATCAAAATGGCTGCTCAGTTTCCTAATTCTAGGCACTTCCTAACCTACAAACACTCACTAAGG AGTTATGCATCAATCCTCTACCTAAGAATTCCACCTAGTTTTCGTATCATACTACGAGGAAGTGATGTTGAGCACCACAACGTAGTGAACGATATGATGCAGACTGAGCAGATCACTTATCGACCTCAGTATGGTGCCGATTCATATGTTAAGGATTCAAAC ATGTCTGCCGTTGTCATTCTCGGATTCGTAAAGGACGCAAAGCATCATGTTGATGTTCAAGGCTTTAATGTCTACCACAAAAATCGACTCATCAAG CCATTTTGGAGGATATGGAATGCAACAGGCAGTGATGGTCGTGGCGTCATAG GTGTGCTTGAAGCTAATTTTGTTGAGCCTGCTCATGATAAGCAAGGGTTTGAGCGTACAACAGTTCTCTCTAGGCTCGAAACACGGCTAATTCAAATGCAGAAAATTTATTG GAGCACCAACTGTCACAAAATTGGCTATGCTCCCAGGCGACACCCAAAGGCTGGAAACGATTATGGTCACACAA ACACATCACCAGAAAATGATCATGAGGAATACAGTCCATCAGGCTTTAAAACTCGAGCTTCTGACAAGTTCTACTCAAGTTCATATCCGAATCATAGAGGGGACAATGGTGTGTCAGGGAATGATAGTTCACTG TATTTGCAAGAGGAGCTGCGCCGTGAGAGAGAGCGCAGCAAGGCTCTTGAAGCTGAG GTTGAATTAGCAAGGCAAAAAATAGAAGAAATGAGCAAAGAGCAAGAGAATCTAATCGCAATATTCACAGAGGAAAGAGACAGACGTGATGTAGAGGAAGAAAGTCTGAGAAATAAGCTAGAG GAGGCGTCAAACACTATCGAAGAGTTGTTGAATAAGATTAAAATGCTGGAGGGATCTAAAGGCCCGAGCTGGAGACGTTAG
- the LOC106314382 gene encoding protein transport protein Sec61 subunit gamma-1, which translates to MDAIDSVVDPLRDFAKDSIRLVKRCHKPDRKEFTKVAVRTAIGFVVMGFVGFFVKLIFIPINNIIVGAT; encoded by the exons ATGGATGCCATCGATTCAGTCGTAGATCCTCTAAGAGACTTTGCCAAGGACAGCATTCGCCTCGTTAAGCGTTGCCACAAACCAGATCGCAAAG AATTCACGAAAGTGGCGGTCCGTACAGCTATTGGGTTTGTAGTGATGGGATTCGTGGGATTCTTTGTGAAGCTCATCTTTATTCCTATCAACAACATCATCGTCGGTGCTACTTAA
- the LOC106325250 gene encoding SUMO-activating enzyme subunit 1A, whose amino-acid sequence MDGEELTEQETALYDRQIRVWGANAQRRLTKSHILVSGIKGTVAEFCKNIVLAGVGSVTLMDDSLVNEEALNANFLIPPDENAYRGKTVAEICCDSLKDFNPMVLVSVEKGDLSARSTEFFEKFDVVVIGYGSLATKKAVNEKCRKLSKRVAFYTVDCRDSCGEIFVDLQDYKYTKKKLEEKVECELNFPSFQEAVSVPWKPIPRRTAKLYFAMRVIEVFEENEGRKHGQCSLLDLPTVLEIKKKLCEANTVSESHVPDSLLERLITGTIEFPPACAIVGGILAQEVIKAVSGKGEPLKNFFYYDAQDGKGVMENISNSFTS is encoded by the exons ATGGACGGAGAAGAGCTCACCGAGCAGGAGACTGCCTTGTACGACCGTCAGATTAGGGTTTGGGGCGCTAATGCTCAGCGAAG ATTGACCAAATCTCATATCTTGGTCTCTGGAATCAAGGGGACTGTTGCTGAG TTTTGCAAGAACATTGTGCTGGCAGGAGTGGGTAGTGTGACTTTAATGGATGATAGTTTAGTGAACGAGGAGGCTTTGAACGCAAACTTCTTGATTCCACCTGATGAAAATGCTTACAGAGGCAAAACTGTGGCTGAGATCTGTTGTGATTCACTCAAGGACTTTAACCCTATGGTCCTTGTTTCAGTCGAGAAAG GTGATTTGTCGGCACGCAGCACTGAGTTTTTCGAGAAGTTTGATGTAGTGGTTATAGGCTACGGTTCTCTTGCTACCAAA AAAGCTGTTAATGAAAAATGTAGGAAGCTATCGAAACGAGTGGCGTTCTATACCGTCGATTGTAGAGACTCATGTGGTGAAATCTTTGTCGACCTTCAGGATTACAAATACACAAAG AAAAAGCTTGAAGAGAAGGTGGAATGTGAATTAAACTTTCCAAGTTTCCAG GAAGCGGTATCAGTACCTTGGAAACCGATTCCTAGGAGAACAGCAAAGCTTTACTTTGCCATGAGAG TAATAGAAGTGTTTGAGGAGAATGAAGGGCGTAAACATGGACAATGCTCACTGCTTGATCTTCCCACAGTCTTGGAAATCAAAAAGAAACTCTGTGAGGCTAAC ACTGTGAGCGAGAGCCATGTACCAGATAGTCTCTTGGAGAGACTTATCACCGGTACTATCGAGTTCCCACCAGCTTGTGCCATCGTAGGAGGAATACTAGCACAG GAAGTGATAAAAGCTGTATCAGGCAAAGGAGAGCCATTAAAGAACTTCTTCTACTATGATGCTCAGGATGGCAAAGGTGTGATGGAAAACATCTCCAACTCTTTTACCTCTTAA
- the LOC106313604 gene encoding protein TAPETUM DETERMINANT 1 isoform X2 — translation MSRRRLLLSATILSYLLHGMALVSVVASGVEEVRDNVDLTKTTTLATTSTHRKMLRLSHETRVEPDRIGEKCKKSDIVVNQAATEPMPNGIPGYTVEITNQCMSGCNISRIHVSCGWFSSVKLVNPRVFKRIHYDDCLVNNGKPLPYGSTLSFHYANTFPYRLAVAFVTCS, via the exons ATGAGCCGACGGCGACTACTGTTATCGGCGACGATACTCTCGTATTTGCTCCACGGAATGGCTCTCGTCTCCGTCGTAGCCTCCG GCGTGGAGGAGGTTAGAGATAACGTGGATTTGACCAAAACGACGACGTTAGCTACAACCTCTACGCATCGGAAGATGCTACGTCTCTCTCATG AGACGAGAGTAGAGCCGGATAGGATCGGAGAGAAGTGCAAGAAGTCAGACATTGTGGTGAACCAGGCAGCGACCGAACCTATGCCCAACGGAATACCCGGTTACACCGTGGAGATCACGAACCAGTGCATGTCTGGATGCAACATCTCGAGGATCCACGTCAGCTGCGGTTGGTTCAGCTCCGTTAAGTTGGTTAACCCGAGGGTTTTCAAGCGTATTCACTATGATGACTGTCTCGTCAACAACGGGAAGCCTTTGCCTTATGGCTCTACGCTCTCTTTCCACTACGCCAACACTTTCCCTTACCGTCTCGCCGTCGCATTCGTTACCTGCTCTTGA
- the LOC106342952 gene encoding HVA22-like protein d, with product MSKFWTFLTALHSGAGPLVMLVYPLYASVVAMESTTKVDDEQWLAYWIIYSFLTLTELILQSLLEWIPIWYSVKLVFVAWLVLPQFHGAAFIYNRVVREQFKKHGFFGSSFHTKHSKPNIIHSIFHREGHEAHSH from the exons ATGAGCAAGTTCTGGACTTTCCTCACCGCTCTTCACTCAGGCGCTGG TCCTCTGGTGATGTTGGTGTATCCATT GTACGCATCGGTGGTGGCAATGGAGAGCACAACCAAAGTAGACGATGAGCAGTGGCTTGCCTACTGGATCATTTACTCCTTCCTCACCCTCACTGAGCTGATTCTGCAGTCGCTTCTTGAGTGGATCCCGATCTGGTACTCGGTGAAACTGGTGTTTGTAGCTTGGTTGGTTCTGCCTCAGTTCCATGGTGCAGCTTTCATCTACAACCGTGTGGTGAGAGAACAGTTCAAGAAACACGGCTTCTTCGGCTCCTCCTTTCACACCAAACACTCCAAACCCAACATCATCCACTCCATTTTCCACCGG GAGGGACACGAGGCTCACTCTCACTGA
- the LOC106302442 gene encoding uncharacterized protein LOC106302442, producing MEERHERLNQQFTELEKEWAAMKTSKGSSAVSRITTEEALEFVEYSPRELMLSLQHDQACPEAEMRSPCRRKLFHDSDDDSDNEAKMTPLSHSTCWSSNVMRVGDTNNKKEMKKKNKRGMIVCVVSMVVILLMSMFLAVLMDGFEFDHRQINTLVPT from the coding sequence ATGGAAGAAAGACATGAGCGACTGAATCAACAGTTCACTGAGCTTGAAAAGGAATGGGCGGCCATGAAAACAAGCAAAGGCTCATCTGCAGTTTCGCGTATCACTACTGAAGAAGCTCTGGAGTTTGTGGAATACTCTCCAAGAGAGCTGATGCTCTCTCTCCAACACGACCAGGCTTGTCCAGAGGCAGAGATGAGATCACCATGTAGGAGAAAACTCTTTCACGACTCTGATGATGATAGTGATAATGAGGCCAAGATGACACCGTTGTCTCATTCGACTTGTTGGTCTTCGAATGTGATGAGAGTGGGAGATACTAATAACAAGAAGGAGATGAAGAAGAAGAATAAAAGAGGAATGATTGTGTGTGTTGTTAGTATGGTTGTTATTTTGTTAATGTCCATGTTTTTGGCTGTTTTGATGGATGGTTTTGAGTTTGACCATAGGCAGATTAATACTTTGGTTCCTACTTGA
- the LOC106313604 gene encoding protein TAPETUM DETERMINANT 1 isoform X1, which produces MSRRRLLLSATILSYLLHGMALVSVVASGVEEVRDNVDLTKTTTLATTSTHRKMLRLSHAETRVEPDRIGEKCKKSDIVVNQAATEPMPNGIPGYTVEITNQCMSGCNISRIHVSCGWFSSVKLVNPRVFKRIHYDDCLVNNGKPLPYGSTLSFHYANTFPYRLAVAFVTCS; this is translated from the exons ATGAGCCGACGGCGACTACTGTTATCGGCGACGATACTCTCGTATTTGCTCCACGGAATGGCTCTCGTCTCCGTCGTAGCCTCCG GCGTGGAGGAGGTTAGAGATAACGTGGATTTGACCAAAACGACGACGTTAGCTACAACCTCTACGCATCGGAAGATGCTACGTCTCTCTCATG CAGAGACGAGAGTAGAGCCGGATAGGATCGGAGAGAAGTGCAAGAAGTCAGACATTGTGGTGAACCAGGCAGCGACCGAACCTATGCCCAACGGAATACCCGGTTACACCGTGGAGATCACGAACCAGTGCATGTCTGGATGCAACATCTCGAGGATCCACGTCAGCTGCGGTTGGTTCAGCTCCGTTAAGTTGGTTAACCCGAGGGTTTTCAAGCGTATTCACTATGATGACTGTCTCGTCAACAACGGGAAGCCTTTGCCTTATGGCTCTACGCTCTCTTTCCACTACGCCAACACTTTCCCTTACCGTCTCGCCGTCGCATTCGTTACCTGCTCTTGA